ACACTTCGTGGGTCCCGGCTATCAGTTCGAGGAACAGCTCTTCCTCCCCGATCGGCTTTATGTAGGCAACGTTGTTGTCCTCGACGATCGACAGCACTTTCTCGGTCTCCATTGGAACCTTCTGCACGAGGCCAAGGGCAACCTCAAGGCCTAGCTCGTCGGTCGCCTTCTCGGTCGCCTTCGAAAATGCCTCCACTGTTCCGTCCCCTGCGTGCTCGAGGACCTTGTTGGCGGCATCGACGACGTCGGTAATCTCCATCAAATCCCTGACCATCACGTAGTAGTCAAAGCTCTCGCCGCCCCCCACCTCAAGTATCGGAACCGGAAGTTCGGTCGTGAACGTGCCTCCAATGTAGCCGTAGAGGGGCATCTTCTTGACACTCGCTGCCGCTTTGGCGACCGCTATTGAAACGGCCAGGGCGGTGTTCGCCCCTATGTGGCTGAAGTTCTCGGTGCCGTCTATTTCCCACAGGTAGCTGTCTATGAGCTCCTGCTCGCTCGCATCAAAGCCTATCAGCTCGGGCCCGATTATCTCATCAACCTCGCTCACGGCGCGGTGAGCCTCGGCTATGTAGAGGCTCGGGTTCTCGTCTATGGGCGCGGCAAACCTTCCAAAGCCCGAGCTGGTTATGACGTCCACCTCGACGGAATACCTGCCCCCCCTGAGCACCGCGACCCTGCCGATTACGTTCTCTATCACGGTCATCTCTCATCAGCTCGGCCTTATTACGGTGAGCGGAATTATGCCCTTTTCAAACTCGAGCATCGCGGCATCGAGCGGGGTCACTCCCTCTGGAACGTCGATGAGTATCGGAGCACCCATCGCTATCTGAAGGGCCCTGGCTCCAATGATACGGGCCTTCTCAAAGCGGGTATACTTAAACATGACTACCACCCCTGCTTCCACATTCCAACCCAATCCAGTGCAAATGTTTGGTGGGGCCGCCGGGATTTGAACCC
This Thermococcus cleftensis DNA region includes the following protein-coding sequences:
- a CDS encoding DNA-directed RNA polymerase subunit K encodes the protein MFKYTRFEKARIIGARALQIAMGAPILIDVPEGVTPLDAAMLEFEKGIIPLTVIRPS